TATCTTTAGTTCAAGATACTTCAGAAGTTGGTGGTGGAGCTTTACCTACTCAACAGCTTCCCACCTGGTGTGTTGCTGTCCATCTTTCTCCTGAAAGACTTGATGAGGTTTTAAGAGGTCAGGAGATACCTGTTATAGGAAGGATTAAAAATAATCTCTACCTTCTTGATATGAGGACGGTAATGCCTTCGGAGATTTCCGCCCTTTCTGAAATACTTCTAAAGGCTGCAAATTCGGTGAAAATGGTATAAATAATAAAGGTGAGTAAAGTGTTGAGGAGAAAATAGTGGTAAAGAATAAAATTTTTGCTTTTGCTATAGGTGTTCTTTGTTCTCTCTCTTTGAGTTCTAAGGCGCAAGACAACAATTTCTCTTACTATATGGTGGAAAAAGAGTTAGAGGTCATTTCCGCTACGAAAGAGTACGTTTCTTATACTTCAGTTCCAAGATATATGAGAGTAATAACTCGTGAAGAGCTTGATAGATGGGGAGTAAGAAATCTTTTTGATTTGTTGAGGAAGTTTCCTGAGTTCTATGTTAGAAAAACGGAATTCTACCTTAATGCTGTTGGAGCTTTAGGGCTAAAACAAAGTTACTTTTCAGAGAAAGTGCAGGTGCTAATAGATGGCATTCCAATGATGGACCCTTCAACTGGTTCTTCTTTTAGTACTAACAATAACTTTTCTCTTGATAACGTTAAAAGAGTAGAAATCGTTTATGGACCTATGACTTCTCTTTACGGATTTAACGCTTCTTTGGCTATTATTAATTTGATAACTTACGATTCTGATGACCTTAATTTCAAGACCGGAACTTATGTGAATACTGATGGCTCAAATGATAGTTATTTTGTGAAAACCTTCAATTCCAACCATTGGAAGGGATTGTTAAGTTTGGATTACAACGAAGAAAAAGGTCCGTACAAAGAGTATACAGACCCAATCTTTGGTTTAAGCTCTTCTATATCTGCGTATCATAAGCACTTTACTTATTACGTAAAACTTAAGCACGATTCTGGTTTGTACTTTAACTTTTACGGCGTTAATAGAGATTCAACGTTTCCTATTTCTTTAACAGGTTTGATAACTGATGGTGATAATACCTATACAGATAGAGTTGCTTATATAAATAAGATAGGTTTGAGACGTAGTTTTGGTGAAATAAACGTAGATACTTCACTATTTTACAATTGGTTCTATTTAAAGAGGGGATATAACATCTGTCCTGCTGATTATCCTTATTGTGCTTCCATAGATTCTTCTGGTTTAATTGCCACTGAAAAGAGATACGTTAGAAACTACGGAGTAAACACGGAAGTTTCTTTTAGAGCTGCTAACGGAAAAGTAACGACAGGTTTTGAGCTTTCTCAGGTGGATATGTATAAAACGGAGATGGCTGCTAATTTTATACCGGCAACAACTCTTACTGCTCTTTTGTTAGGTAATAAAACTGCTGTTCAGACGTTCCCGTATAGAGAACTTTCAGATGAGGATAAGATTCTTGATGAAGCGGAAAGGACTATAGTATCACCTTATTTTCAGTACTTCTTTAGTGGAGAAAGATATTCTGTTCTTACGAATGTAAGGTGGGATAGGTCGTCAGATGTGGGGAGTACGCTGTCTTACTCTCTCTCTGGAATGTTTAAGGCTTCTGAAAGAACGTTCTTGAAATTGAACGTTGGTAAGTCGGTAAGGATTCCGTCTTTTGAGGAGATGTACATTAAAAACAATCCTGTCCTTTTGGGTAATAGAGATTTGAAATACGAGAAAATTTATTCTTTTATGCCTTCGGTTGAATATACAGGTGATACTTTCAAATTTTCTGCTCTTTTTTACGTTTCTTTAATTAGAGATATGATTTATAAGAGGGAGATTTCTAAGATTACACGTAAGTGGGATAACGCCTCTGAAGATGTGAGAGTAAAAGGTTTTGTTCTGTCTTTGAACAAGAATTTCTTTGAGGGGGAGGTTTATGGGGAATTGGGGAGGAGAATGAGTTTCAAAGGGATAGAGGGAACTTCCTGTGCTGAATTTCCCTCTTGGAAAGGAGTTGTAGGTTACTCTTTAATTCGTCAGAAATTTGATTTTGACGTTAATACTGAGGCTTATTCAAGAGTAGGAGACGTTCCAGGATATTACCTGGTTAATATGGTTTTTACCTTTAAACCGATGCGGTATGCAAGTTTAGGATTGAGAATTGATAACTTGCTTGACAGAAAGGTTCTTTATCCTGTATCCTCTGGCGCGATTGAAGGGGAAGGGAGAATTTTATGGTTAGGTTTAGATATTTTATTTTAATAGTACTTGCATGCATTAGTTTTTCCCCGATTTTCAATCGGGATTCTTACGCTGCCGATGTATGTATTATTGATTCGTACAAAATAAAGATAACACAGAAAATTAAAGACCAACTTTCTATGGTTCTATCTCAAAATGGGAATGTGTCGTATGCTAATTATGGAGATACTCGCCAATGTAGAGTAAAGATAATATTGGGAACGCCTGGAGTAGTAAAAGAGTTAAAGAAGGCTTCTCCTTACGAAAAGGTAATTTATACCTTTGTAATGTTTCCTGAAGTACTGGGTCTTGATAAGAAAAAGAATTTTTATGGGGTGAGGATTTTTCCTCTTCCTATGAGGACTATAAACAAGTTTTTCTCTTATACTGGTATGAAGAAGAGGAAAGTTGCGGTTATTGTTAGTAAAATGAATGAAAAAATAGCTAAGAAATATCTGCCGTCGCATTCTTTTGATATTCTTCTTATAAACTCTCGGGTTGAAGAGGCATTTCCAAAGTTAAATAAGTATAAATACATTTATATTTTTCCTGACCCGGAAGTTTTGAAGTTAGTTAACGTATTAAGCCTTGTAAATTACGCAAAACATACTGGTAAAATTCTTATAGCAGGGTTACCTGATTTGGATAGGTACGATATCAATTTTATATACGCTGTTGATTTTCCGGCTTTAACGAGAGAGTTGATTAAACTTACCAGAGAGAATCCGAAAAAGCACATACTACCGTGTCCTGCGAAGGTTAAAGTATGGGTTTCTCGTTAAGAGGGCTATTCTTTCTTGTAATTCTTTCTTCTATAGCTATCGGTTCTTTACTTGTTTCTTTTTTTTCTATACGTTTTTCTAACGATGCTGCGAATTTTTACCGTAAGGATTGTAAATACATAACTTTTTTGGCTGCAAAGAACCTGCAGTACGCTTTGAGTTTGTATGCTAATGATGCAATTATCTATCAAAACTTACAGAATATTCAGTTTCGTTTACAGGATTCTGAAGCTGCATACCTTGAATATAAGGGGAAAAGCTACATTTATCCCGATAATAGAATGGATTTGTTAAAGATTTTTGATGTATGTAAAAAGGTTGACCAAGAGAAAGTTATAGAAACCGATGCAGGTATAGTTGCCTGTTATCCGTTAAGAGAAGAGCTTGCTTCTCAATTACTTGGAAGACCTAAAAGAATAGGGACTTTTGCCATTCTTTTCAAGAAGGAGTTTTATGAAAAGGTAAAGAAAGATTGGTTGTTAAAAATTGGTATATCGTTTCTGGCGCTTATTATGGTTTTGACGGGAGGGTATATCTTTTTCTATAAAAAGATTGGTAGAGATTTGAACGTTCTTGATGAAATAATAGCAAAGGTGAATGAGTTTATAAATTCTGAGAAGAAAGAGGATGAGGATAAACTTCTTGAGGAGCTTAAAGATAGGGTAAGACGAATATTCTTTAAGGAACTTAGAGAAATAGCCAGTTTAATATATAAACTTTCTTACCGATTTGTGGAGTTGAACAACAGGCTTAAGAGAGAAGCGATAGAAGACCCATTAACTGGTCTTTATAATAGGAATTATCTCAAGAAGATTGCTAAGAATTTTATTTCTCTTGCTAAAAGGGAGAATATTCCTTTTTCTGTTGCTATTATAGATATAGATGATTTTAAAAATATTAACGATACTTACGGGCATCAGAAAGGAGATGAAGTATTGAAGGCTTTAGGAGATGTAATAAAAAGTAGAGTTAGGGGTTCTGATGTACCGATTAGGTATGGGGGAGAAGAGTTTTTAATTCTATTTATGAATGCTGGTAAAAAGGAAGCTGCTAATGTTCTTGAGGAGATAAAGGATAAGTTTTCTCAGATAGATTTTGGAT
This region of Desulfurobacterium pacificum genomic DNA includes:
- a CDS encoding TonB-dependent receptor plug domain-containing protein, yielding MVKNKIFAFAIGVLCSLSLSSKAQDNNFSYYMVEKELEVISATKEYVSYTSVPRYMRVITREELDRWGVRNLFDLLRKFPEFYVRKTEFYLNAVGALGLKQSYFSEKVQVLIDGIPMMDPSTGSSFSTNNNFSLDNVKRVEIVYGPMTSLYGFNASLAIINLITYDSDDLNFKTGTYVNTDGSNDSYFVKTFNSNHWKGLLSLDYNEEKGPYKEYTDPIFGLSSSISAYHKHFTYYVKLKHDSGLYFNFYGVNRDSTFPISLTGLITDGDNTYTDRVAYINKIGLRRSFGEINVDTSLFYNWFYLKRGYNICPADYPYCASIDSSGLIATEKRYVRNYGVNTEVSFRAANGKVTTGFELSQVDMYKTEMAANFIPATTLTALLLGNKTAVQTFPYRELSDEDKILDEAERTIVSPYFQYFFSGERYSVLTNVRWDRSSDVGSTLSYSLSGMFKASERTFLKLNVGKSVRIPSFEEMYIKNNPVLLGNRDLKYEKIYSFMPSVEYTGDTFKFSALFYVSLIRDMIYKREISKITRKWDNASEDVRVKGFVLSLNKNFFEGEVYGELGRRMSFKGIEGTSCAEFPSWKGVVGYSLIRQKFDFDVNTEAYSRVGDVPGYYLVNMVFTFKPMRYASLGLRIDNLLDRKVLYPVSSGAIEGEGRILWLGLDILF
- a CDS encoding GGDEF domain-containing protein — its product is MGFSLRGLFFLVILSSIAIGSLLVSFFSIRFSNDAANFYRKDCKYITFLAAKNLQYALSLYANDAIIYQNLQNIQFRLQDSEAAYLEYKGKSYIYPDNRMDLLKIFDVCKKVDQEKVIETDAGIVACYPLREELASQLLGRPKRIGTFAILFKKEFYEKVKKDWLLKIGISFLALIMVLTGGYIFFYKKIGRDLNVLDEIIAKVNEFINSEKKEDEDKLLEELKDRVRRIFFKELREIASLIYKLSYRFVELNNRLKREAIEDPLTGLYNRNYLKKIAKNFISLAKRENIPFSVAIIDIDDFKNINDTYGHQKGDEVLKALGDVIKSRVRGSDVPIRYGGEEFLILFMNAGKKEAANVLEEIKDKFSQIDFGFRRRVTFSGGVASFPEDVAVLNSLDDLIEIADERLYTAKRLGKNRIIWY